A region of the Kribbella sp. NBC_01245 genome:
GCTTCGCGTTCTCGTCGTTCAGGTCGCCGGCGAAGTTCGACCAGCTCGTCGACCGGGCCGGGAACTGCCAGCTGTCGTTCGTCCAGTCCCCGGACTCGGTGACGCACACGTTGCTCACGCTGTCGCGGTTCTTGATCGAGCTGGCGTTGTGGTAGAACGGCACGCCGCTGGACATGTTGCCCTCGTTCGCGTGATTGGACGAGCTCCCGTAGAAGTGCCGCTGGCCACCGGCGCCGTCGTGGTGCTCCGCGAAGCAGATCTCGTAATAGTTGCACTCCAGCTTCTCGTCGCCACGGTCGACGGCGTTCGCGGCGGCGGTCCCGGCCAGCGCCAGACCGGCCACCATCGACAGGCCACCGATCATCTTCACAACCTTGCTCATCGCTGTTCTCCTCACGGTGTGGAATTACCCTTGTCGCAGCAGCGGCGACAAGGACAATTCAACCGGTGGAGTCACGCGCCGTCCCGTGTCGAATGGACAAGCACACCCTGTCCATTCGACCCCTGTCCGAATGAGCATTCGCCGAATAGCAGACCTGCCCGAACGGCCAGGTTGACAGCATGCGCGCGATTCTTGGCCTGGAATTTCGTGAGCAGATTCGAGACGTGGTATTTCACCACGCGTTCACTACGCCGGAGCCGGGTGGCGATCTCGCGATCGGTGAACCCGTCCGCCACCAGCAGCAGTACGGCCTGCTCGCTCGCCGTCACCTGGCCGCAGATCGCCCGGCGCAGCGACGGATGCGGCAACTGCTGGACGTTCTCGGTGGCGCCCTCGCGCAGCACGGCCGCACCGAGGGACGGACTCACCCAACCGCCATCCGCACGGCCGGAGCAAACGGCCCGGATGCCGGTGGCGATGTCGTCCGCGGTCGAGACGATCGCGTCCACCTCCGCCTGGGCGTACGCGCGCAGGTCCTCGACGGCCGGCATCTCGCCGGTCACCAGCGCCACGATCGGCACCTTCGGGATCCGCGCCTCGGACCGGCTCCGGGTCAAGGCCACCAGACCCTGCCGGAGCACGGTGTCGACCAGCAGCACGTCCGGGCGGATCGCCAGCGAGCCGAGCGCGCCCTCATCCGGCACCGTGGCGACGACCTGGATCCCCGGCTCGCGGGCGATCAAGGTCGCCACCCCGGCCCGGACCACCGGGTTCGGCGCGACGATCACCACCCGCACCGGCCGACCGCCCGGCTCTCCCAGCGCGAACATTCCCCGGGCGACCTTCATCCGCGACTCCCCAGCCGTCACCGCCGGTCACCGAGAATGACCGGCTGATTCTGAACGGTCATCATCCTGAGGCGGCCGTGCGATCGGGACAATGGTTTTCGGTCAGGGGAGAAAGCCTCCTGACGGCCCGGCCGATCCGCACCAGGTAGGGTCGGCAGGAGCGTTGTCTGGCGACTCAGCGGACGCCAGCTCACGGAGAGGCCCGGCTCGGATGACCACGTTGCGAGACCTCACCCTGATCGGGATCCGGATGGAATCACCCGGCCACGCGCCGGTGATGATGCTCCGGGAGACCGACGGGTACCGGTACCTGCCGATCTCCATCGGCTCGGTGGAGGCCACCGCGATCGCCTACGAGGAACAAGGCCTGCGCCCGTCCCGTCCGCTCACCCACGACCTGATGCGCGACATCCTGGTCGCCCTGGAGACCACCGTGCTCGCGGTCGAGATCGTCGAACTGCGCGACTCCGTCTTCTACGCCGAGCTGGTGCTGGCCAACGGCGCCCGCGTCTCCGCCCGCCCCAGCGACTCGGTCGCACTCGCCATCCGCCTCGGCACCCCACTGCGCTGCCGCGAGGAGGTGCTGGCCGAGGCCGGCGTCGCCACCCCCGAGGCCGAGCAGGCCGAACTCGAGCGCTTCCGCCAATTCCTCGACGGCATCGCCCCCGAAGACTTCACCAGCTGAACTTTGCAGGAACCTGCAATCAATAACGCTTCCCGGCCACCCAGCCGATGAGCTAAGTTCAGCCGACGTCGGCGGGGGATCGATCAGCCGGCCTGGGGAACGGGAATCTCGATGAACGTAAAGGGCAGCGTCATGCCCAAGTCCGGCGTAGCCCTGCTCGCCGTCGGACTCATCGCCGGCCACTTCGTCACCGGCAGCACCGACGAGGCCACCGCGGCCGCCCCCGTGAACGTGGGCCTCGCCTGGGCCGACGGCGGTGTCCGGGTCACCTGGCCGACCGATTCCGCGCCGAACCTGCTGCGCGCCACCGATGCGCAGGGCACGGCCTTCGAGCAACTCGTCCCAGCCGCCTCGGCCGACTCGATCGTGCTGCCGGTCAGCCGTTTCCCGGTCTTCCGCGAGCTCACGATCACCGTCTACACGCGCGCCTCGGACACGGCGACCACCCCGGACGCGGCCGTCGGCCAATCCCCGGCCTTCGACACCGATCGCCGCATCACGGCCACCGTGACGAAGCGGCAGCCGAACGGCAATGGCACCTTCA
Encoded here:
- a CDS encoding response regulator transcription factor, with amino-acid sequence MKVARGMFALGEPGGRPVRVVIVAPNPVVRAGVATLIAREPGIQVVATVPDEGALGSLAIRPDVLLVDTVLRQGLVALTRSRSEARIPKVPIVALVTGEMPAVEDLRAYAQAEVDAIVSTADDIATGIRAVCSGRADGGWVSPSLGAAVLREGATENVQQLPHPSLRRAICGQVTASEQAVLLLVADGFTDREIATRLRRSERVVKYHVSNLLTKFQAKNRAHAVNLAVRAGLLFGECSFGQGSNGQGVLVHSTRDGA
- a CDS encoding bifunctional nuclease family protein — translated: MTTLRDLTLIGIRMESPGHAPVMMLRETDGYRYLPISIGSVEATAIAYEEQGLRPSRPLTHDLMRDILVALETTVLAVEIVELRDSVFYAELVLANGARVSARPSDSVALAIRLGTPLRCREEVLAEAGVATPEAEQAELERFRQFLDGIAPEDFTS